AGCGGTGTAGacgaggggtggaggtgggatgGACCAGGGCCCAGGCTCTAGGgggggagctgggagaggaggtagtgaaggagctctctctcccGGTGGCCCCTCACAGACAAGGCTTCAGCCTCACCCTGGACCTCCCCTGTGAAGCCAAGTAAGTCCAATTACGATTCCAATTCCAAAATATTGTGTTCACACTTTAGCAGTGGAACGATGACAAAATGTGGCGAATGAAGAGGAATGATCTGGCTACTGTTGCTAAAGGCTTTGTTCATGTCTTATTTGTGTCAGAGTGCTCCAGGCTAGGAAGGGAGTGATGGACACCTTCCTGTCCGCCCGGGTTAACGGGACCCTGGGGAACCGACGGGCGGTAGCCCTCGACTACCTGCCCACACTACGAGCAATCTGTAAAACGGAGACACTGAAGGAGCAGGGCAAGACTAAACGCCGGTGAGACCACAGGCTCAGGGTTAGAAATCGGGGGGTGAAAAGACCCATGAAGTTATACTGACACGTGTTCATTGATTGAGCTCATTTCATGACGTACTACCATGTAAAGCTGTCCTGATCATTTACATCCCTGTCCTCCTTTTAGATTCCTCCACTACCTGGAGTCCATCCACCTGGGCCTGCCCAAGAACACATTACAGCACCTGGCCGAGGGCTTCCCCTGAACCAGCGGTCACCTGGAGGTGTTGCCACTGGAACTCTTTAAGAGCATGGCACATGCAGGAAGTCCCACCCGGAAGGTGGTCTCCGTTCTCTCTATCCAGCGTCCTCCTGCCCGTACGGCCCCAGACAGCAGCCCTGTCTTTTAACACGCTGCTCATTCATCTCAGGAGGGGTGCAGTCAGAGTGGATTATGGGGGCCGTGGGCTGTTTGTGTACTTGACTTTGATTGCTAACAGAAGAGATGAGATTGAATCAGTCCTCTCGTCAGGCAAGAGGTGCCTGAACCTGGGGCCATACTGACAGCTCATTATGCATTTGTACAGTAATTATTAAACAGTAGTTGTCTTTTAATATGTGAGAGAGATTGTTTTAGGGATGTTGTTGCGTAGAAACGGAGACGTTTCTAAATGCTGTAATAAATGAGGCTTTGCTGGTGGATGCAATGGTGTATCTTTTTTTGTATTGGTGCTTGCATGAAGTTAACACACCTGTACAGTATAAAGCACACTTGTAGAAATGATTGGCTTGTATAAATATTGTTTCTGTCAATACTAACTCTTTTTTATTAATGCACTCTGGACCTCACTTGTTGCCCTCATGATTGTGTGGCATCTCTATATAATTTCATCATGAATCACCATGTTATTTTGAGTTAATAAAGTTTTCACGTTTTAGAATTTGGTGTATTTTGATGTACTATTTTTTGCTTTTACATTAATAACTTTTTGCCTTAAGGTTGTCTGACATTGCTATGACCAAACTGGTGCACCATAAATACAAATGCCTCAACGTTGCGCCATGTTTTTGTAGTGTTCAGCCGTGGGAGGTATAAACCCCGGGGTATTAGGTTAAAAGAGAAAGACGTTAAGAGTTGATTGGCATACAGTCGTACACAAATTCTAGTTAACTAACTGCTTCAAATTAGATCGTGGAGTGTAGTATGCACCTAGGATTTCCAATACCACACGTTGCATCTTTCATCGCAAGATAATGGATAGACAGGAAATAAACAAAAAGATTTTACAGGAATTAGTGAAACTGCCGGACAACAATCATTGCGCAGACTGTGGTGCGCCTGGTGAGTGCGTGTGGAAGATAATCGATAACCAGTTGATAGTTGAATTACTTCAATCTAACAACCAGCAAttattgtatgtatgtatatccaTATGTATAAGGATGCGGGTCAATCTAAACATGAAGTTAAATAAGCTGTTCTAAACATTCAACAGAGCCAGAATGGGCATCGTGCAAactgggagtgtttgtgtgtctacaaTGCTCTGGTGTCCACCGGAACCTCTCCGGTCGCATCAAATCTATAATTCTCGACTTTTGGGAAGATGATTTGGTCAAGGTATAGACCAATACAGTTATTTTGCTGTAATTTGTTGGACTTTTCCTCATGTCATTctaatgtatttgtatttgtttattgggGTGTAACTGAAGTTCATGAAATCCAATGGAAATGCCATTGCTAAGGTCGAGTATGAGAAAGCAGTCCCGGTGTACTACTACCGGCCCCAGAAAGATGATTGTGCGTAAGTATTCCCTGGAGCTTACACTGGCACCATTGGCTGAGAAAGATAAAGTATGCGTTTTTGAGAAGTAATGTCTTGCTGATTTGACACTCCCATGTAGAAAGGGGAAGCAAACAGTCTTATTGTTCTTGAAAATACAGAAGTTAAGCAATGATTAAAATGTAGTGTAATTGTATCAGTAACATATTGGCTCTCAGAAGTGTTTTGCCCCAGATGTTCTGATTTTAAAATGGCCTATGTTATACGTTTATTCACAATGCCTTGAAGCTCTGCAGGCATGTCATGCCTGGAACAATATAAGGGGATCTCATATCAATTAACACTTTTCCAGTGTCTTGAGGGAGCAGTGGATTCGAGCTAAGTATGAAAGGATGGAGTTTGCCGGAGTGCTAAAGTATCCACCTCTGGGATATACCACAGGTGAAGAAGTGTCTCTATGTCAAGTCACATCAAAAGACATTACACCTCTTACACCTACATTTTTGCGCACTACTTTGCATTTTGCCAAATATTTTAACTATTGACATACTTCCAACTTCTAGGTGCAACTAGATTTTTCTAGGTGCAGCTACTGGAAAAACCAAACATACAGGAAAGACTACAATATGCAGTGCATGTTATTGGTTTCATTCCAGGTTTCTATGAGGGAATGCTGTTGAAGAAGGGGAAGGTGAATGGACAGTATCTGAAGAGGAAGTTTATCTTGTCACAGGCAGAATTCACCTTGACTTACCATAACAAGGAGGATGTAAGTCAGCTTTATCTTCCTTTTCACACTCAAGAGATGGGTGTGGTGAGTCCAAGTGTGGTGAAGACTTCATAATGAAGCATCCGCTTGTTTATCTTTGCGTCCATCCAAACAACTAAATGGAACTTTAAACTTATGTaattaaaacgtttttttctgaCTGGACATCTGTGCATTATTTTGTTCTATCACCAGGAGTCCAAAAAACCCAAAGCATGTATCCACATAAAAGATCTGAATGTCACCTTCCAACCTGACAAGATTGGTCATGCCAATGGACTACAAATCAGCTACCTGGTGGACACCCACACCAGAAACCTTTATGTCTACCATGAGAGTGGTGAGGTGGGTCCGATCTTAAATGTATCTAGTTTAGGGATTTACTCTATGCTACACAGGTGGTACAACAAGGGCATACCAACATATTGTTACGGAAACCTCttctagtagtagtagttggTACTTTATACATCCTCAAGGGTAAATTGTGCCGTTCCAGCAGCCAAGATTAAAACAAGAAattaaaaaacgaaataaacataaaaacagGTCACCAATACAAAATACACAGTATGCAAAATACAAagcacacatacaaatatacaaaacattgaatacaaatatataaaatacCTGTTGCAAAAATACACATTGGTGTACATTGGATAAAACACAGGGTTGTTTAACAGGAATATACAAGTGCAAAACTATTTGATCATTCTTCCCTGCAGGAGATTGTCACTTGGTTCAATGCCATTCGAGCTGCTCGCTTTGCCTACCTAAAAACTGCCTAtcccacaggaagtgacaaaGAAGTAAGTGCTCTTTCATTTGAATTCTTCACAACACTgtctactgtacactgtacatcTATCTGAAATAGACTGTATCAACTACTTCTTCAAAGGTGCAATGCATTTAGCCTTTGGCATTTTTATGCCAAAGGCTTTCCCAATCTACTGGTCTGTTCATGCAAATAAGAGCTGTGCAAAATGTAGTCTCTTGACCCAAATTTAGCCATTGACAACAATGTAATTCAAAATAAAGACTGTAGTTCTTTGTTTCTTTAAATTGCCTGCATGTTGACAGTTGGTTCCCAGGATTACCAGAAACTACCTTAAAGAAGGATACATGGAGAAGACAGGCCCTACGGTTGGAATTTCTCTAATGTCACACACATAAAATATTACCATTTGTTACCAATTCAGTATGTGTTGAGATATGAATGTTCGGATAGCAATTGGAGCAATTCAAGAAGAGATGGTTCATCTTGGATGCCCAGGAAAGAAAGCTCCTCTACTTTAAAGGCCAACTGGTAGTA
Above is a window of Hypomesus transpacificus isolate Combined female chromosome 17, fHypTra1, whole genome shotgun sequence DNA encoding:
- the adap2 gene encoding arf-GAP with dual PH domain-containing protein 2, producing MDRQEINKKILQELVKLPDNNHCADCGAPEPEWASCKLGVFVCLQCSGVHRNLSGRIKSIILDFWEDDLVKFMKSNGNAIAKVEYEKAVPVYYYRPQKDDCAVLREQWIRAKYERMEFAGVLKYPPLGYTTGFYEGMLLKKGKVNGQYLKRKFILSQAEFTLTYHNKEDESKKPKACIHIKDLNVTFQPDKIGHANGLQISYLVDTHTRNLYVYHESGEEIVTWFNAIRAARFAYLKTAYPTGSDKELVPRITRNYLKEGYMEKTGPTQLEQFKKRWFILDAQERKLLYFKGQLDATEQKAVFIGTESRGFSVKESLPKGARGNKWKYGIVMETKERQFAFLCERKEEQKEWVEALKLVMAKPMQPQDYTTEANLKG